From a single Leishmania infantum JPCM5 genome chromosome 36 genomic region:
- the FPGS gene encoding folylpolyglutamate synthetase, translating to MSVSTLHPGVLAAGSAGRPSPPPPPPPPPQHARPRVVVHNLGEDGCAGEGATSAAAGVPKRRHRSFKDAMEVVERMTGRRPNRCPDGFETTKRFIDRLGFAPILERIRFVHVAGTKGKGTTSAYTAALLQAYGFKVGLFTSPHLTDLRERTVIDGRLLDENTYAQYFFEFLDKYEALQYSDSQLDRDIASPSRANFFRFIFLLSLYIFEQEGVEVAVMEVGIGGRIDSTNTIPSEVSIITSLGYDHMEILGNTIQEIASEKAGIMKSGVVCFAAPQTDHPETRLVLEKHARKVGAPLVLLDQNVLPIRSWPKLAIGGVHAIEDSKLALMAARCVASIPPILPLDEVEKSVLQSMTYAGRSQIATVDDGANITFYLDGAHTVESISSATQWFLDVSAANTRDPAPRRVLVFYTSRDPKRVLKAFMPYVSHFCKVVIAQVANPRMTSHSADPGDVEGKISELRERMVTTTQHWRNMYREVTCLPCARPFSALEDILDLVVPAASDNEDASKPAQVFVCGSFFLVGDIVKLLKVYEAGGRRPE from the coding sequence ATGTCTGTGTCAACATTGCATCCTGGCGTGCTTGCTGCGGGCTCTGCAGGCAGGCCGagtccaccgccgccaccgccgccaccgccgcagcacgcgcggccACGGGTAGTGGTGCACAATTTGGGCGAGGACGGTTGCGCAGGCGAGggcgccacctccgccgctgccggtgtgcccaagcgccgccaccggtcCTTCAAGGATGCGATGGAGGTTGTCGAGAGGATGACGGGGCGGCGGCCGAACAGGTGCCCAGACGGCTTCGAGACGACGAAGCGCTTTATTGACCGACTCGGGTTTGCCCCCATACTCGAGCGGATTCGCTTTGTCCACGTTGCCGGCACGAAGGGCAAGGGGACCACCTCCGCGTACACTGCTGCCCTTCTGCAGGCGTACGGTTTCAAGGTGGGCCTCTTCACCTCCCCTCACCTCACAGACTTGCGAGAGCGGACAGTGATAGACGGCCGGCTGCTGGACGAGAACACATATGCGCAGTACTTCTTCGAGTTCCTGGACAAGTACGAGGCGCTACAGTACTCAGACAGCCAACTAGACCGAGACATCGCCTCACCGTCACGAGCAAACTTCTTTCGCTTTAtctttctcctttccttGTACATCTTCGAGCAGGAGGGCGTGGAGGTGGCGGTAATGGAGGTGGGCATCGGCGGCCGGATCGACTCTACCAACACAATCCCGTCCGAGGTGAGCATCATAACGTCCCTCGGCTACGACCACATGGAGATCTTGGGCAATACCATCCAGGAGATCGCTTCGGAGAAGGCTGGTATCATGAAGTCAGGCGTGGTCTGCTTTGCAGCACCACAGACAGATCATCCAGAGACGCGCTTAGTACTGGAGAAGCACGCTCGAAAAGTTGGCGCgccgcttgtgctgctggaTCAGAACGTGCTGCCGATTCGCAGCTGGCCAAAGCTCGCTATCGGTGGCGTACACGCCATAGAGGACAGCAAGCTGGCACTGATGGCGGCGCGATGTGTTGCGAGCATTCCCCCCATCCTGCCActggacgaggtggagaagaGCGTGCTGCAGTCCATGACCTACGCTGGCCGGTCACAGATCGCTACGGTCGACGATGGCGCAAACATCACCTTCTACCTGGACGGTGCGCACACCGTTGAGAGTATCTCCAGTGCTACGCAGTGGTTCCTGgacgtcagcgccgccaacACCAGGGacccggcgccgcgccgcgtgctcgtCTTCTACACCTCTCGCGATCCAAAGCGTGTACTCAAAGCCTTCATGCCTTACGTGTCCCACTTCTGCAAGGTGGTCATTGCGCAGGTGGCGAACCCGCGCATGACGTCGCACTCGGCCGACCCCGGTGATGTGGAGGGAAAGATAAGTGAGCTGAGGGAGAGGATGGTGACCACGACCCAACACTGGCGTAATATGTACCGTGAGGTGACCTGCCTCCCTTGCGCCCGCCCCTTTTCCGCGCTCGAGGACATCCTTGACCTCGTtgtgccggccgccagcgATAACGAGGACGCCTCAAAGCCGGCGCAAGTGTTCGTGTGCGGCTCCTTCTTCCTGGTTGGCGACATTGTGAAGCTGCTCAAGGTGTACGAGGCAGGTGGTCGCCGCCCCGAGTAG
- the MBAP gene encoding membrane-bound acid phosphatase precursor: MRRGIAFLYRCAVVVAVVVSAAVVLAAPMYKVELVQVVHRHGARSPLVDDNHTLICGTEFPCGFLNYEGQAMLVKLGEYLRHRYTEDRSVVSKPYFPYSWYNLSISYTRSTDVLRTLQSANGLLRGLFPNNSNFFPAIHTVGFEEDVLLHSMMVPMIRARFNYAKEELRAVCDQMLDRLMPFDQLQAVAAEVHSQGFCANYTLRSRCAERLCDIGRAYEPTGRLERLPLLSRHLDDVCAVTAMSSHFCFAYNASNPVHQKQGAPFYHLARLLVSNMLAHQQRETAPPYKLYEYSAHDTTISPLAVSFGDSSLEAMLPPFGTAFIIELLSLTDAPAASSRFYVRLLRGHSGVRPESNFTFALSHFDMRCKDATGNTYIATDNICPFTDFERFINSTAPTSPMGTCYLDPGLLFRMDCPVDAVGDNRSLSKDCLFYRKHCSNYSCGTGYYLDAIDYGCHRIPANNSTTVSSPMSSGGIAALSIALFIVGGVASIGGMEVWKRYKKLKSKQSEVLIV, encoded by the coding sequence ATGCGCAGAGGCATCGCTTTCCTCTACAggtgcgcggtggtggtggctgtggtggtcagcgcagcggtggtgtTGGCGGCACCGATGTACAAGGTGGAGCTGGTCCAGGTggtgcaccgccacggaGCCCGCTCCCCGCTCGTCGATGACAACCACACACTCATCTGCGGCACTGAGTTCCCGTGCGGGTTTCTCAACTACGAGGGTCAGGCGATGCTAGTGAAATTGGGCGAGTACCTGCGCCATCGCTACACGGAGGACCGTTCGGTTGTGTCGAAGCCATACTTCCCGTACAGCTGGTACAACTTGTCTATCTCGTATACGCGCTCGACGgatgtgctgcgcacgctACAGAGCGCCAACGGGCTTCTGCGGGGCCTCTTCCCGAACAACTCGAATTTCTTTCCTGCGATCCACACGGTGGGATTCGAGGAGGATGTGCTACTGCACAGCATGATGGTGCCGATGATTCGTGCCCGCTTCAATTAcgcgaaggaggagctgcgggcCGTGTGCGACCAGATGTTAGACAGACTAATGCCATTTGATCAGCTGCAGGCGGTAGCGGCTGAGGTACACTCGCAGGGGTTTTGCGCCAACTACACCCTGCGCTCGCGTTGTGCGGAGCGGCTGTGCGACATTGGGCGCGCATACGAGCCCACTGGCCGCTTGGAAAGACTCCCGCTGCTTAGTCGGCACCTGGACGACGTGTGCGCTGTGACAGCGATGAGCTCGCATTTTTGTTTCGCTTACAACGCCAGCAATCCTGTCCATCAGAAGCAAGGTGCACCGTTCTACCACCTGGCGAGATTGCTGGTGAGCAACATGctggcgcaccagcagcgtgagacggcgccgccgtacAAGCTGTACGAGTACAGTGCACACGATACCACTATCTCGCCCCTGGCGGTTTCCTTCGGTGACAGCTCTCTAgaggcgatgctgccgcccttCGGCACAGCGTTTATCATAGAGCTCCTGTCGCTGACGGACGCGcctgccgcgtcgtcgcgcttctacgtgcggctgctgcgcggccactCTGGTGTGAGACCGGAAAGCAACTTCACCTTCGCTCTGAGTCACTTCGACATGCGCTGCAAGGATGCGACGGGCAATACGTACATTGCGACGGACAACATATGTCCCTTCACCGACTTTGAGCGCTTTATAAACTCCACCGCGCCAACGAGCCCGATGGGTACGTGCTACCTCGACCCTGGACTGCTGTTCCGCATGGACTGTCCGGTCGACGCCGTTGGCGACAACCGCAGCTTGTCCAAGGACTGCCTCTTCTACCGCAAGCACTGCAGCAATTACTCGTGCGGCACCGGCTACTACCTTGACGCGATCGACTACGGCTGCCACCGCATCCCGGCGAACAACTCAACGACTGTGTCGTCGCCCATGtccagcggcggcattgCTGCCCTGAGCATCGCGCTCTTCATCGTCGGCGGAGTGGCGAGCATCGGCGGCATGGAGGTGTGGAAGCGCTACAAGAAGTTGAAAAGCAAGCAATCCGAGGTGCTTATCGTCTGA
- a CDS encoding cyclin-e binding protein 1-like protein, with protein MFAVVPTAAAAPTEAALHSLADSAKPVADALRPFLEASPSATASLMPLYMIKKVASCKAVYSALLRSDGVLLLLSHPAADGAASSAHVSVLESGEEAVVDVAAGESHIVYCTVSGAVYSCGYDNTYGQLGDGSVWSSNDATDSLADEQNVGGVRELVLSAPRRIAGFGEGALTDGAHRGHLSNEDTGTPLSSLKDYRVAIDLAPLSSSLSSCTRSLTAAAKSTSTGDSAASWRHVPPPADRHIKQVACGAHHTLMLTRSGRCVYACGTGAHGQLGGSRPVLVQPTFRAIKLLFGVDMAQVAAGDAHSFVLLRNGLLYAFGDNTCGQLGLGHTKCVSRPTTVPLTKKEEYEASMPQDHAAATTKGHRHLDAKAYATLRAPYASTESTYYPLRVPRLQDNGKPHAITGDDNRDSGAAFTTAIKYDAHSHELDASNSSFRVVRVYCCVSWTLLETTNPGVWLSCGVPLTRGVNRADVATTAARIDGCGVLGRPLLRNKAEAYVFQPVNWAATLFSMRQNVDAATDALAAPPTWVGNEQQVFSADPSHGAGEGTSDALQLPGVQIHHRTPCSISGEGDSSSCTPVVTTAPAAGHCNTPDSRISSDTVPRFSHPNKGIENAILRVSDTLVSAYPTSLLVAFSSANAGDVGRDGAVTSMLIQSGSPAVVALEVRPDSSSVHEVWGSPTHASMGGPLTAESSGTSVLQVNSTHGAVIPLPSYVLVI; from the coding sequence ATGTTCGCCGTTGTGCcgacagcggctgcggcaccaaCGGAGGCGGCCCTGCACTCGCTTGCTGACTCTGCCAAGCCCGTCGCGGATGCTTTGCGTCCGTTTTTGGAAGCATCTCCATCAGCCACGGCctcgctgatgccgctgtaCATGATCAAAAAGGTAGCGTCCTGCAAAGCCGTCTACTCTGCTTTGCTCCGCAGCGatggcgtgctgctgcttctctcacatcctgccgccgacggcgcagcaagcAGCGCACACGTCTCGGTCctggagagcggcgaggaggctgtTGTCGATGTTGCAGCTGGAGAGTCGCACATTGTCTACTGCACTGTTTCAGGGGCTGTTTACAGCTGCGGCTACGACAACACGTACGGCCAGCTCGGAGACGGCTCTGTGTGGTCGTCCAACGATGCCACTGACAGTCTCGCTGATGAGCAAAACGTTGGAGGCGTGAGGGAGCTAGTGCTGAGCGCGCCCAGGCGGATTGCCGGATTCGGAGAGGGCGCACTGACAGACGGCGCGCATAGGGGACACCTCAGCAACGAGGACACAGGTACACCGCTGAGCAGTCTGAAGGATTACCGGGTTGCTATCGACTTGGCACCCCTATCgtcatctctctcttcctgcaCCCGATCgctcactgctgctgcaaagAGCACGTCGACTGGTGACTCGGCCGCTTCATGGCGGCACGTGCCACCTCCGGCTGACCGGCACATTAAGCAGGTTGCGTGCGGCGCCCACCACACGCTCATGCTCACTCGGTCTGGTCGCTGCGTCTACGCGTGTGGAACCGGCGCGCACGGCCAGCTTGGTGGATCGCGCCCGGTGCTCGTGCAGCCCACATTTCGCGCTATTAAGCTGCTGTTCGGGGTAGATATGGCACAGGTGGCTGCCGGAGACGCACACAGCTTCGTGCTGCTCCGCAACGGGCTGCTTTACGCCTTTGGGGACAACACATGTGGCCAATTGGGTCTGGGACACACAAAGTGTGTCAGCCGTCCCACCACGGTGCCACTCACTAAAAAGGAAGAGTATGAGGCGTCCATGCCGCAGGATCACGCTGCAGCGACCACAAAGGGTCACCGGCATCTGGACGCCAAGGCCTACGCGACGTTGCGGGCACCCTACGCCTCTACGGAGAGCACCTACTACCCGTTGCGAGTACCACGTCTTCAAGACAATGGAAAGCCGCATGCCATCACGGGCGACGACAACCgcgacagcggtgcagcCTTCACCACAGCAATCAAGTACGATGCCCATTCCCATGAGCTCGACGCGTCGAACTCAAGCTTTAGAGTAGTGCGCGTCTACTGCTGTGTCTCGTGGACGCTGCTGGAGACCACGAACCCCGGCGTGTGGCTTTCATGCGGGGTCCCACTGACGCGTGGCGTGAACCGGGCCGACGTGGCCACGACTGCGGCGCGCATAGATGGATGTGGGGTGCTGGGTCGGCCGCTTCTGCGCAACAAGGCCGAAGCCTATGTCTTTCAGCCCGTTAACTGGGCTGCGACCCTGTTCAGTATGCGGCAGAATGTTGACGCAGCCACTGATGCCCTCGCAGCACCACCGACATGGGTGGGAAATGAGCAGCAGGTTTTCAGTGCCGACCCATCCCACGGCGCCGGGGAGGGCACTTCTGATGCGCTACAGCTACCGGGTGTGCAAATCCATCACCGCACGCCTTGCTCCATCTCAGGCGAAGGCGACTCTTCCTCGTGCACTCCCGTAGTCACCACTGCACCGGCTGCGGGGCATTGCAACACTCCCGACAGCCGTatcagcagcgacaccgtGCCTAGGTTCTCTCACCCGAACAAGGGTATAGAAAATGCGATCTTGCGCGTCAGCGACACTCTCGTCAGTGCGTACCCGACATCACTGCTTGTGGCTTTCTCGAGTGCCAATGCCGGGGACGTAGGCCGTGATGGTGCTGTTACTAGCATGCTCATCCAGAGCGGGAGCCCGGCAGTTGTGGCATTGGAGGTGCGGCCGGACAGCTCCTCTGTGCACGAGGTGTGGGGAAGTCCCACCCATGCCAGCATGGGTGGGCCGCTGACTGCCGAGTCTAGCGGAACCTCCGTATTGCAAGTGAATTCCACTCATGGTGCTGTGATACCGCTGCCTTCCTATGTTCTTGTGATTTAG
- a CDS encoding putative membrane-bound acid phosphatase 2 gives MACFARLGWTAALAAVLIACAISIAHAQSTIARDGAADAADILKVLQVNVLHRHGARSGLPRENTTEICTESPCGYLSWAGIEMLLKVGGFLRTRYNTDPSVVSSPMFESPNYDLDVAYSRSTDVLRTLQSAEAFLRGFFPNMSSLYAAIHTMPESTDVLLNSNTQPWLKFFYSNNKALLRAVCNPLTDELFPDWTEITKIGAEIYQEGYCSDYETRSDCVRTLFDIGAAKKAIGELNQYPLLEANFEKLKRVTTVLFDYEYHYNHSDPLMFKQGGRGQPFVQQMVKNMEGVIEGSNTYKLMHYSAHDTSLGPVWGTLGDRTPDGMMPPFAQVLVAELLQNPSTGAHYVRILRGNPGQSPDTKFEFGWDSKWQMQCIDALGTAYKAEGNICPFADFKRFVKWSEPADARGYCYLDQVSIDIADCPLEPVAYGTPPTALVPSTCRFYRSACPQFACGIGETLNSVSMQCVCSKDSCLGGKTNEESSGDAAVDADKKPTLRDSNGLSGGAVAGVSLATFCAGAIIAVAATAAICMCKRRRQHQLYVRMSSTMEVGNQPNDEREGAAKEFKEGI, from the coding sequence ATGGCTTGTTTTGCCAGACTTGGTTGGACAGCTGctctggcggcggtgcttaTTGCGTGCGCCATCTCTATTGCCCATGCGCAGAGCACCATTGCGAGAGATGGGGCCGCGGATGCGGCAGACATCCTGAAGGTGCTCCAGGTGAATGTGCTGCATCGCCATGGTGCTCGCTCTGGCCTACCGCGTGAAAACACTACGGAGATTTGCACCGAGTCTCCGTGCGGGTACCTCTCGTGGGCGGGTATTGAGATGCTGCTCAAGGTTGGCGGCTTCCTGCGCACCCGCTACAACACTGATCCATCCGTGGTGAGCTCGCCGATGTTCGAGTCGCCGAACTATGACTTGGATGTCGCATACAGCCGCTCCACCGACGTTCTGCGCACCCTGCAAAGCGCCGAGGCCTTCCTGCGTGGCTTCTTCCCCAACATGAGCAGCCTCTACGCTGCTATCCACACCATGCCAGAGTCGACCGATGTGCTGCTGAACAGCAACACGCAGCCGTGGCTCAAGTTCTTCTATTCCAACAAcaaggcgctgctccgcgcCGTGTGCAACCCGCTGACGGATGAGCTTTTCCCCGACTGGACGGAGATCACAAAGATTGGCGCAGAGATCTATCAGGAGGGCTACTGCAGCGACTACGAGACTCGCTCCGACTGCGTGCGCACACTTTTTGATATTGGTGCTGCGAAGAAGGCCATTGGCGAGCTAAACCAGTacccgctgctggaggctAACTTCGAAAAACTGAAGCGCGTCACGACTGTCCTGTTCGACTACGAGTACCACTACAACCACAGCGACCCGCTCATGTTCAAGCAGGGCGGCCGCGGGCAGCCGTTCGTTCAGCAGATGGTGAAGAACATGGAGGGCGTGATTGAGGGCTCGAACACATACAAGCTGATGCACTACAGCGCTCACGACACCTCGCTTGGCCCAGTGTGGGGTACGCTGGGTGACCGCACCCCGGATGGTATGATGCCGCCTTTTGCCCAAGTGCTCGTGGCTGAGCTGCTACAGAACCCGTCGACCGGCGCGCACTATGTTCGCATCCTGCGCGGCAACCCTGGTCAGAGCCCTGACACAAAGTTCGAATTTGGGTGGGACTCGAAGTGGCAGATGCAGTGCATCGACGCCCTCGGCACCGCCTACAAGGCGGAGGGGAACATTTGCCCGTTCGCCGACTTCAAGCGCTTCGTCAAGTGGTCGGAGCCGGCGGACGCGCGCGGCTACTGCTACCTTGATCAGGTGTCCATTGACATCGCCGACTGCCCCTTGGAGCCGGTCGCCTACGGCACTCCTCCCACTGCCCTGGTCCCCAGTACGTGCCGGTTCTACCGCTCTGCGTGCCCGCAGTTTGCCTGCGGGATCGGCGAAACCCTCAACAGCGTGAGCATGCAGTGCGTCTGCTCCAAAGACAGCTGCCTGGGAGGCAAGACCAACGAGGAAAGTAGTGGTGATGCCGCTGTGGACGCCGACAAGAAGCCTACGCTGCGTGACTCCAACGGCCTCAgtggcggtgctgttgcGGGCGTGTCACTGGCAACCTTCTGCGCTGGCGCCATCATCGCTGTGGCAGCCACAGCTGCAATATGCATGTGCAAAAggcgccgccagcatcaGCTGTACGTGCGCATGAGCTCGACGATGGAGGTGGGAAACCAGCCCAACgatgagagggagggggcggcgaaGGAGTTCAAGGAGGGCATCTAA
- a CDS encoding related to multifunctional cyclin-dependent kinase pho85-like protein — MPLMNVCIYGLSSQMLEAFFARERARSAQPLVASASSELRFGLVGAGESMGAWGLKWPVALECCQCQRIPCLRVPYLSPLPHPCEDGQESCVEHYVGQVRLTSQEMDGLRNQQSAAEPLSMPCRLVILEDAFFRAPRTPESSICATPGTVIAGVDQRYSQPSSLCITPFEHEEGALTEGSGEVLQWLAVLDVRRHHDASVTVDSNPLGRSGRDDAATASVCFGSTGEQFALLYNLPALPPRPTPPVPVTVSSGMAFPASEADADASVGSASDSIPPFCECDPDGGVCATVGNPGPLLSLTFYANDPTQPFDQAAWQSELTSHQSEVMRRRMRETPDGVLSTTVCQVTDVRPIPVEGSCWCRSNLPIPALLEQQLNEMRMKRSSAAAASNGGRDSYRASSPAMSSTSSVCTMNSSHSGRHHTHVESSRRSARGGATQPSAGFLAKGWCVRPLQTIKPVLPQTGYVDSTGRAPLVAARTQHVWTCLLNLRELDEFAIEVTVKVPYIAGDTELSLQGNTVLFSGMLRSSTSGTVLLPVYCPAPEGAPAGVTSLWMKLYVQYLLVFPLEGCGQHGPLEIVRSSETFAWLTVPTLIGHRGLGKTYARSPSASGGAPFVIKCSENTILSFQAAHARKCKMIEFDVMLSKDRVPVVIHDPLIELMALKREGVRACPGKAEYTPVRAAVHKLNYTRLRDLHVQCCKSVDRVFPTKDLLIHHWDSLLSWARNCQPKALRGSSSSSQNGVCCGSSARTVESSLMGVEDFPNGVPSLREVLEQTPPSLHFNIEVKYPFQPLIDSNLFLQSDAFEVNGFVDAILRVVFEFADNGRKITFSSFDPNVCLALALKQSRYDVLFLSDTKEMRDLKDYRSFYVEGAIQFASAQHLAGVSVNAGTLLSPEDEAVLPNIPEAPLHGSAERGPVTAELFHADDPQHAPPTVPSSFGAYGRAMVAEMHHRRLKVWTWGDMNSYLYFAYAQATKMQVDGVIGDRMPVFSSTS; from the coding sequence ATGCCACTGATGAACGTGTGCATCTACGGCCTCTCAAGCCAGATGCTGGAGGCTTTCTTTGCGCGAGAGCGCGCTCGAAGCGCACAGCCGCTCgtggcctccgcctcctcggagCTGCGATTTGGTCTGGTGGGCGCAGGGGAAAGTATGGGGGCATGGGGCCTGAAGTGGCCTGTGGCGCTCGAATGTTGTCAGTGCCAGCGTATCCCGTGCCTACGCGTTCCTTACCTCTCGCCCCTACCCCACCCCTGCGAGGATGGTCAAGAGTCTTGCGTGGAGCATTACGTGGGTCAAGTGCGTCTCACAAGTCAGGAGATGGACGGATTACGTAATCAACAGTCCGCTGCAGAGCCTCTCTCCATGCCGTGCCGGCTGGTTATTCTGGAGGATGCGTTCTTTCGCGCGCCGCGAACCCCAGAGTCGAGCATCTGTGCCACCCCTGGCACTGTGATTGCCGGGGTCGATCAGCGGTACAGTCagccttcctctctctgcatCACGCCATTCGAACACGAAGAAGGCGCGCTCACGGAGGGCAGTGGAGAGGTGCTCCAGTGGCTGGCAGTGCTGGATGTGCGCCGGCACCACGATGCCAGCGTCACAGTCGACAGTAATCCTCTGGGCCGCAGTGGGAGAGATGATGCCGCGACCGCATCCGTCTGCTTCGGTTCCACTGGTGAACAGTTCGCCTTGCTGTACAACTTGCCtgcactgccgccacgcccCACTCCCCCGGTGCCCGTGACGGTATCATCGGGCATGGCTTTTCCGGCATCCGAGGCTGACGCAGATGCCAGCGTCGGCTCAGCGAGCGACAGCATCCCGCCCTTCTGCGAATGCGACCCTGACGGCGGTGTGTGCGCAACCGTCGGCAATCCAGGCCCGTTGCTGTCTCTCACCTTCTACGCCAACGACCCTACCCAACCGTTCGACCAGGCCGCGTGGCAGTCAGAGCTGACGTCGCATCAGAGCGAGGTGATGCGTCGGCGCATGCGCGAGACCCCCGACGGGGTGCTATCGACCACCGTCTGCCAAGTCACAGACGTGCGGCCGATTCCGGTAGAAggcagctgctggtgccgttCCAACCTGCCCATACCCGCGCtgttggagcagcagctgaatgAGATGCGCATGAAGCGTAGCTCTGCGGCCGCAGCAAGCAACGGTGGTCGGGACAGCTACAGAGCATCGAGCCCCGCAATGTCTTCAACATCGTCGGTATGCACGATGAACTCCTCACACAGTGGACGTCACCATACTCACGTCGAGAGCTCGCGGCGCTCGGCACGCGGCGGGGCAACGCAGCCGTCCGCTGGTTTCCTGGCCAAGGGCTGGTGTGTGCGACCGCTGCAGACGATCAAGCCTGTTCTGCCGCAGACGGGCTACGTGGACAGCACAGGAAGAGCGCCGCTTGTGGCGGCTCGTACGCAGCACGTGTGGACGTGCCTCCTCAACCTTCGCGAGTTGGACGAGTTTGCGATCGAGGTGACTGTCAAGGTTCCGTACATAGCGGGCGACACGGAGCTTTCTCTCCAAGGCAATACCGTGCTCTTCTCTGGCATGCTGCGTTCCAGCACGAGCGGCACCGTGCTCTTGCCAGTCTACTGCCCCGCACCCGAGGGTGCGCCGGCGGGCGTCACGTCACTGTGGATGAAGCTGTACGTGCAGTACCTGCTAGTGTTTCCATTGGAGGGATGTGGGCAGCACGGCCCGCTGGAGATTGTGCGGTCCTCGGAGACGTTTGCGTGGCTCACTGTCCCCACCTTGATTGGGCACCGCGGGCTGGGAAAGACGTACGCGCGCTCACCCTCCGCCTCTGGAGGCGCACCGTTCGTCATAAAGTGCAGCGAGAACACCATACTATCATTCCaagccgcgcacgcacgcaaatGCAAGATGATCGAGTTTGACGTCATGCTCTCCAAGGATCGCGTGCCGGTCGTGATCCACGACCCCTTGATTGAGCTGATGGCGCTGAAGCGAGAGggcgtacgtgcgtgtcCGGGGAAGGCAGAGTACACACCAGTGCGCGCCGCGGTGCACAAGTTGAACTATACGCGGCTGCGTGACCTGCATGTGCAGTGTTGCAAGTCCGTTGACCGCGTATTTCCCACCAAAGACCTACTGATACACCACTGGGATAGTCTGCTGTCGTGGGCGCGCAATTGCCAGCCCAAGGCGCTGAGGggctcttcgtcgtcgtcacagAACGGCGTGTGCTGTGGTAGCTCAGCGCGGACCGTCGAGAGCTCTCTGATGGGGGTGGAGGACTTCCCTAACGGGGTTCCCTCGCTCCGGGAAGTGCTGGAGCAGACACCACCGTCTCTGCACTTCAACATTGAGGTGAAATACCCTTTCCAGCCGCTCATCGACTCGAATCTCTTTCTGCAGAGTGACGCGTTTGAGGTGAACGGGTTTGTGGACGCTATCCTGCGAGTCGTCTTTGAGTTTGCGGACAACGGCCGAAAGATCACCTTTAGCAGCTTCGACCCCAACGTGTGCCTTGCGCTGGCCCTGAAGCAGAGCCGCTACGACGTCCTCTTCCTCAGCGACACGAAGGAGATGCGCGACTTGAAGGACTACCGCTCCTTTTACGTGGAGGGCGCCATCCAGTTCGCctctgcgcagcacctcgcggGTGTTTCGGTGAACGCCGGGACGCTGCTGTCGCCAGAGGatgaggcggtgctgccgaaTATCCctgaggcgccgctgcacggtTCGGCCGAACGCGGCCCCGTAACAGCAGAGCTCTTCCACGCCGATGACCCGCAGCATGCTCCACCAACCGTGCCGTCGTCCTTTGGCGCTTATGGACGCGCCATGGTCGCCGAGATGCACCACCGACGGCTGAAAGTGTGGACGTGGGGCGACATGAACAGCTACCTTTACTTTGCCTACGCGCAGGCGACCAAGATGCAGGTTGACGGCGTGATTGGGGATCGCATGCCAGTGTTCTCCTCCACGAGCTGA